In a single window of the Flavivirga spongiicola genome:
- a CDS encoding SusC/RagA family TonB-linked outer membrane protein, which translates to MIQKVLKLLFVFCLFGFQYAEAQTTVTGVVTDGNSGIPLAGANIIVKGTSNGVSTDFDGKYSINVSSTSATLVFTYIGYTSKEVVVNSQATIDVSLEEDANQLDEIVVTALGIKREKKSLGYAVSTIKSEQIEVAGSPVNPLESLYGNAAGVVIQTGAGGPTGGMIVNIRNTIALNSESSTRPLFVVDGIPIFDEETEVSDASRDRGTGINDINAADIASIEVLKGAKAAVLYGGLGANGVVLITTKTGKRRKGLGVEISSNFSWSEVAFVPEYQNQFGSGANAFVAGTPADEVSNDGFLLRDGVESYPNNTPPGSFGPRLDGRNIVWWDGVARPYTAQPDNTKELFDSGHQTSQTISFSNAGDIGNFRASYTYKDFGGLVVNSGQESHNVNISANLNASDKVHVGFNTSYFYADNLNAPNRLQALISDGLRRDTKIDLLKQNIINEDGYYVFGEEGAATGLGGLTSVAGYLWNQNRNINREQRHHLVQSLKIDFDLAKWLTWSTRVGIDLTLLETEDKRFFTRPLEDDGQGRYSVNNRNIFKLYGQSDLIFDYKINDDFRVDGLLGMAYTSNRDRSSGGSINQTMFVENWFSLNNTTNPNGAQLNHGFGSDTMYGFYGSAQLSYREQLFLEVQGRNDVSSILPKDNNSYFYPGASASWLASQSLDLPDVIKFAKLRVSWADVGRPGPRYFGVDAFNAGTYGNSPYFRVDNRLPPPNLKPERKREVEFGIDMNFFNNNRFGFEASYYMSDTYDQIMGVDVPQSSGFNQITINAGQVETNGWEVLFKGKPILTENFSWNASLSLSGVKSTVTDLTDGVDIHFLRTGISENALQVRAERGEEFGDVFVHPYARNEAGEQLIADNGQFIVDRSEWKKVGNIRPDITGGFNSTFQYKNFDLNIGLNFQFGGVLPSTTEQFLVGTGNAKSTVAYRDEANGGLPYYVNDSGSIVGLDSHSAAVPADSRYGFIFHDGLIIPGVNENTGQANDVIIPAQTYYQQYWQGDQAIFEDRIFKSDYLSIRRVALGWNAPKSITSKANLSKLRISAYVNNLAYLFTDLPNVNPESVNGTRSPIENSAIPVSRSFGLSVNMGF; encoded by the coding sequence ATGATTCAAAAAGTATTAAAACTACTGTTTGTATTTTGCTTGTTCGGATTTCAGTATGCCGAAGCTCAAACAACAGTAACCGGCGTTGTTACCGATGGTAACAGCGGAATCCCATTGGCTGGGGCTAACATTATTGTAAAGGGGACCTCTAATGGAGTGTCTACCGATTTTGATGGAAAATATAGTATAAACGTTTCAAGTACATCTGCGACGTTAGTGTTTACTTATATTGGTTACACATCAAAGGAAGTTGTTGTAAATAGCCAAGCAACAATTGATGTGTCTTTAGAAGAAGATGCAAATCAATTAGATGAGATAGTAGTAACGGCCTTAGGAATAAAGAGAGAAAAGAAATCTCTTGGGTATGCAGTGTCTACTATAAAATCTGAGCAGATCGAAGTGGCAGGGTCACCAGTAAATCCATTGGAGTCCTTATACGGAAATGCTGCAGGTGTTGTAATACAGACTGGAGCTGGAGGACCAACAGGTGGTATGATTGTAAACATTCGTAATACGATCGCACTTAATTCTGAATCATCAACAAGACCTTTATTTGTTGTTGATGGGATCCCTATTTTTGATGAAGAAACAGAGGTTTCAGATGCGAGTCGAGACAGAGGAACTGGTATTAATGACATCAATGCAGCAGATATTGCTTCTATTGAAGTTTTAAAAGGTGCCAAGGCAGCTGTTTTATATGGTGGTTTAGGTGCTAATGGTGTGGTGCTTATTACCACAAAAACGGGTAAGAGAAGAAAAGGTTTAGGGGTAGAAATTAGCTCTAATTTTTCTTGGTCTGAAGTTGCTTTTGTTCCTGAATACCAAAATCAGTTTGGATCGGGAGCTAATGCTTTTGTAGCAGGAACTCCTGCAGACGAAGTAAGCAACGATGGCTTTTTATTAAGAGATGGTGTTGAATCATATCCAAATAATACGCCTCCAGGTAGTTTTGGTCCTAGATTAGACGGACGTAATATTGTATGGTGGGATGGTGTTGCAAGACCTTATACGGCACAACCAGATAATACTAAAGAGTTATTTGATAGTGGACATCAAACGAGCCAGACCATTTCCTTTTCAAATGCAGGAGACATAGGGAATTTTAGAGCATCATATACTTATAAGGATTTTGGTGGATTAGTTGTTAATTCTGGACAAGAAAGCCATAATGTTAATATAAGTGCAAATTTAAATGCTTCGGATAAAGTGCATGTTGGTTTTAATACATCTTATTTTTATGCAGATAATCTTAATGCGCCTAACCGTCTTCAAGCCTTAATTTCTGATGGTTTAAGAAGAGATACTAAAATTGATTTATTAAAACAGAATATTATAAACGAAGACGGCTATTATGTTTTTGGTGAAGAAGGTGCAGCCACTGGTTTAGGAGGATTAACAAGTGTTGCTGGTTATTTATGGAACCAAAACAGAAATATTAATAGAGAGCAAAGACATCACTTAGTTCAATCGTTAAAAATAGACTTCGATCTTGCTAAATGGTTAACTTGGAGTACTCGCGTAGGAATTGACTTAACATTGTTGGAGACTGAGGATAAAAGGTTTTTTACTAGACCACTTGAAGATGATGGACAAGGACGATATTCTGTTAATAATAGAAATATTTTTAAACTTTATGGGCAATCTGACTTGATTTTTGATTATAAGATTAATGATGATTTTAGAGTTGATGGTTTATTAGGTATGGCCTACACCAGTAATAGAGATAGGAGTTCCGGAGGCTCTATTAACCAAACCATGTTTGTAGAAAATTGGTTTTCATTAAACAATACGACAAATCCAAATGGTGCACAATTAAACCATGGCTTTGGTTCAGATACGATGTATGGCTTTTATGGTTCTGCTCAATTAAGTTATAGAGAACAACTTTTTTTAGAAGTTCAAGGACGTAATGATGTTAGTTCTATATTACCTAAAGATAACAATAGTTATTTCTACCCAGGTGCCAGTGCTTCATGGTTAGCTTCGCAAAGTTTAGACTTACCTGACGTTATAAAATTTGCTAAGCTACGAGTTTCGTGGGCAGATGTGGGAAGACCAGGACCGAGATACTTTGGAGTTGATGCTTTTAATGCTGGAACTTATGGAAATAGTCCATATTTTCGTGTTGATAACAGGTTGCCTCCTCCAAACTTAAAGCCAGAACGAAAAAGAGAAGTTGAATTTGGTATCGATATGAATTTTTTCAACAATAATAGATTTGGATTTGAAGCCTCCTATTATATGTCAGACACTTACGATCAGATAATGGGTGTGGATGTTCCGCAATCGTCAGGGTTTAATCAAATTACAATTAATGCTGGACAAGTAGAAACTAACGGATGGGAAGTGTTATTTAAAGGAAAACCTATTTTGACAGAAAATTTTTCTTGGAATGCAAGTTTGTCACTATCAGGAGTTAAATCTACAGTTACAGATCTTACAGATGGTGTCGATATACACTTTTTAAGAACAGGGATAAGTGAAAATGCCTTACAGGTTAGAGCAGAAAGAGGAGAAGAATTTGGAGATGTATTTGTGCATCCTTATGCAAGGAATGAAGCAGGAGAACAACTTATAGCAGATAATGGTCAATTTATTGTTGATCGTTCTGAGTGGAAGAAAGTAGGTAATATAAGACCAGATATAACAGGAGGTTTTAATTCTACATTCCAATATAAAAATTTCGATCTTAACATTGGTTTAAACTTTCAATTTGGAGGTGTTTTACCGTCTACAACAGAACAGTTCTTAGTTGGAACAGGAAATGCTAAGTCAACTGTAGCCTATAGAGATGAAGCTAATGGAGGATTACCTTATTATGTAAATGACTCAGGAAGTATCGTTGGGTTAGATTCGCATAGTGCTGCCGTTCCAGCCGACTCTCGTTACGGGTTTATTTTCCATGATGGATTAATAATTCCAGGAGTGAATGAAAATACAGGTCAAGCTAACGATGTTATTATACCTGCACAAACCTATTACCAACAATATTGGCAAGGTGATCAAGCCATTTTTGAAGATCGTATTTTTAAGAGTGATTACTTATCAATACGAAGAGTGGCACTTGGATGGAATGCTCCAAAAAGTATCACATCAAAAGCGAACTTGAGTAAGTTGAGAATATCTGCTTATGTAAACAATTTGGCATATTTGTTTACAGATTTACCTAATGTGAATCCAGAATCTGTAAATGGTACCAGATCTCCGATAGAAAATAGTGCTATTCCGGTTAGCAGATCTTTTGGGCTTAGTGTAAACATGGGCTTTTAA
- a CDS encoding SusD/RagB family nutrient-binding outer membrane lipoprotein, protein MKKIIIYSIVSCFLLIIASSCSDDRIEQEFNDPNKITEENIPFLFTGTLQEPVLFRADYAPKYHEYRQLNKVTGLGMYIFHWSGSEWIVIQDWSGPSFHRQLQDRGSLNFMKGLSKIQAIYDGMSEEEQADNEVYIHLSSIVKAFAFQRMTDAYDDIPFLEAGQGRDGIFYPKFDSQEVVYNTTLDNLKTTVAALKSLNLSTAVQAELSQQDILNEGDLNKWIKFANSLRLRMAMRLSIVAPAKTQEVLAELNGESLVTESSDFIGIAEVDKVRLTTYGDGGAFPRGFQERGWDMNAPKFILEDIFNYKQVQDNTVDPRAYVVFQPATDGRYIPVPHYNKADSEAYLAALLTPEIAADIVNGNRYPANSSWNNEEQDLSKYNRVTYLNDKNKWPTMTPSETHLLLAEAAVRFPGVVTIPAEDSYRKAIELSIDWYYEQNSTNTLTENSTPPLEFVNDDYKVAKDPAHVATFLASKTADFTGLTNDEKIVDIFEQKVAHLNIYNTYEIWSEARRLMKDHGQLLHPMEGKVEWLERLFYSPAEAGSNPNYADVAGKDNTTTPVWWTGR, encoded by the coding sequence ATGAAAAAAATAATAATATATAGTATAGTATCATGCTTTCTTTTAATTATTGCTTCTTCATGTAGTGATGATAGAATAGAGCAAGAGTTTAATGATCCTAACAAAATAACAGAAGAGAATATTCCGTTTTTGTTTACAGGTACTTTGCAAGAACCCGTTTTGTTTCGTGCAGACTATGCACCTAAATATCATGAATACCGTCAGTTAAATAAAGTAACAGGGCTTGGTATGTATATTTTTCACTGGTCTGGATCAGAATGGATTGTGATCCAAGATTGGAGTGGACCTAGTTTTCACAGACAATTACAAGATAGAGGCTCGCTTAATTTTATGAAAGGATTGAGTAAAATACAGGCTATTTATGATGGTATGTCTGAAGAAGAACAAGCCGATAATGAAGTTTATATACATTTATCATCTATTGTAAAAGCTTTTGCTTTTCAACGTATGACAGATGCTTATGATGATATCCCATTTTTGGAAGCCGGACAAGGACGTGATGGTATTTTTTACCCTAAGTTTGATTCTCAAGAAGTTGTTTATAATACAACCTTAGATAATTTAAAAACGACTGTGGCTGCTTTAAAGTCTTTGAATCTTTCAACTGCTGTTCAAGCTGAATTAAGCCAACAGGACATTTTAAATGAAGGCGATTTAAATAAATGGATAAAATTTGCGAACTCTTTACGATTAAGAATGGCCATGAGACTTTCTATTGTGGCGCCGGCTAAAACTCAAGAAGTATTGGCAGAGTTAAATGGTGAATCTTTGGTGACAGAAAGCAGTGACTTCATAGGTATTGCTGAAGTAGATAAAGTAAGATTAACTACGTATGGAGATGGTGGGGCTTTTCCAAGAGGTTTTCAAGAAAGAGGCTGGGATATGAATGCACCAAAATTTATTTTGGAAGACATATTCAATTATAAACAAGTGCAGGATAATACGGTAGACCCGAGAGCTTATGTGGTTTTTCAACCGGCAACCGATGGACGCTATATTCCCGTTCCACATTATAATAAGGCGGATTCCGAAGCATATTTAGCAGCACTTTTAACTCCAGAAATTGCAGCAGATATTGTAAATGGTAACCGTTATCCAGCTAACTCCTCTTGGAATAATGAGGAACAAGATTTGTCTAAGTATAATAGAGTTACTTATTTAAATGACAAAAATAAATGGCCTACCATGACACCTAGTGAAACACATTTACTTTTAGCTGAAGCTGCTGTTCGTTTCCCAGGCGTTGTTACCATTCCAGCTGAGGATTCTTATAGAAAAGCAATTGAATTATCAATTGATTGGTATTATGAGCAAAATTCAACAAACACACTAACTGAAAATTCGACACCTCCTTTGGAGTTTGTAAATGATGATTATAAAGTAGCAAAGGATCCAGCTCATGTTGCGACATTTTTGGCTTCTAAAACGGCAGATTTTACAGGTTTAACAAATGATGAGAAGATTGTTGATATTTTTGAACAGAAAGTGGCTCACTTAAATATTTATAACACCTATGAAATATGGAGTGAAGCAAGACGATTAATGAAAGATCACGGCCAATTACTACACCCAATGGAGGGTAAAGTGGAATGGTTGGAGAGATTATTTTATTCTCCAGCAGAAGCTGGTAGTAATCCAAATTATGCTGATGTAGCCGGTAAAGACAACACGACTACACCTGTATGGTGGACAGGTAGATAG